The DNA window TCCGGGCACGGGTCGGTTTTCTCAGCCGGCGCAGGCCGGGCAGGTGCCGAAGATCTCCAGGGTGTGGCTGACCTGCGCGTACCCGTGCTCGGCGGCGACCCGCTCGGCCCAGCTCTCCACGGCGGGGCCGGCCACCTCCACGGTCCGGCCGCAGGCCCGGCAGACCAGGTGGTGGTGATGGCCCTCGCTGCACCGCCGGTAGAGGTGCTCGCCGCCGGGCGGGCGCATCACGTCGATCTCACCGGCGTCGGCCAGCCCCTGCAGGGTCCGGTAGACGGTGGTCAGGCCGACCCGCTCGCCGCGCTGGCGCAGCATGGCGTGCAGGTCCTGGGCGCTGTGGAAGCCGTCGACCTCGGCTAGGAGCGCGCTCACCGCGCTCCGCTGGCGGGTGTTGCGCAGTGCCCCCTCGGTCACGACGGCCCCTCCCCGGCGTGGCTCACGGCGTCCGCCACGATGTGCGCGACGTGCTCGTCCACCAGCGCGTACGCGATCTCCCGGCCGCGCCGCGAGCCGCGCACCACGCCGGCGCCGCGCAGTACCCGCAGGTGCTGGGAGACCAGCGGCTGCGGGGCGCCGAGCTTCTCCACCAGCTCGTGCACGCAGCGCTCGCCCTCGGCCAGTTCGCTGACGATCGCCAGCCGGATCGGCGCCGACAGCGCGCGCAGCAGGTCACCCGCGCCCTCGAAGGCGTCGTACCCGTTCGTGACCGTCATCCCGTAACGGTAACCAATGCCAGCAGCGCCGGCCCGGACGGCCTCACCGCAGTACCACCTCGTGCTCCGGCGGCTCCACCACCGGCACGGCAACCGGGCGGGCCCGCCGGCGCAGCGCC is part of the Micromonospora halotolerans genome and encodes:
- a CDS encoding Fur family transcriptional regulator, giving the protein MTEGALRNTRQRSAVSALLAEVDGFHSAQDLHAMLRQRGERVGLTTVYRTLQGLADAGEIDVMRPPGGEHLYRRCSEGHHHHLVCRACGRTVEVAGPAVESWAERVAAEHGYAQVSHTLEIFGTCPACAG
- a CDS encoding ArsR/SmtB family transcription factor, translated to MTVTNGYDAFEGAGDLLRALSAPIRLAIVSELAEGERCVHELVEKLGAPQPLVSQHLRVLRGAGVVRGSRRGREIAYALVDEHVAHIVADAVSHAGEGPS